Proteins from a single region of bacterium:
- a CDS encoding GldG family protein, whose amino-acid sequence MQGKRTNVTKVALEKLLKHGLSPIIFAVALALGLIAVNYVIAIKTPYFDVTKNKTNTLSKQTQKFLSEINFDVSIKAFYTSTSQRRIGDILDKYTAASSHIKVELIDPLKNPLVAEKYDVKFPQTIIFEGKNNITRINPPTVRYQQHGEREITLALFRLMNNENKTIYFSTGHGELNISNTEYNGLSTIKKRLEEQNYLIETINLLEAEKVPDNCTLLIIPGPTVPFIEEEELKIKRYVDNEGSILLMVAPGVETKLDRFVASYGLLYGNDFIYETSKKLTTDAGGPIYPLCEAKDKSDVTAPLENQTFMFPYVRSINTIVKLKGINYIDLIASSSDSWAETDMEYVRRMKIGQKPVRDENERKGPLTVVVATEREFDLPDSLATRNANTFQVRSAFTGNAAFISNEVLGGFPSNLTLFLNLVNWMTRNEKVIEITPHAPVFTPVELRPGERSMLNWLTLVIFPGALLSIGLYIWYRRR is encoded by the coding sequence ATGCAAGGGAAAAGAACCAATGTTACAAAAGTAGCGCTCGAAAAACTCTTGAAACACGGACTCAGTCCGATTATTTTCGCCGTCGCACTCGCTCTCGGTCTTATCGCGGTCAATTATGTCATCGCGATAAAAACCCCGTATTTCGATGTCACAAAAAACAAGACTAATACCCTGTCGAAGCAGACGCAGAAATTTCTCAGCGAAATCAATTTCGACGTGTCCATAAAGGCTTTCTATACGAGCACCAGCCAGCGAAGGATCGGCGACATCCTTGACAAATACACCGCCGCCAGCAGCCATATCAAGGTTGAGCTCATAGACCCGCTCAAAAATCCCCTCGTTGCCGAGAAATACGATGTAAAGTTCCCGCAGACAATCATTTTTGAAGGGAAAAACAATATCACCAGGATCAACCCCCCGACAGTCAGGTACCAGCAGCACGGGGAGCGTGAGATCACCCTTGCCCTTTTCCGGCTCATGAACAATGAAAACAAAACCATCTATTTCTCGACAGGTCACGGGGAATTGAACATTTCGAATACCGAATACAATGGTCTCAGCACCATTAAAAAACGGCTCGAAGAACAGAATTATCTGATCGAAACCATAAATCTCCTCGAAGCAGAAAAAGTCCCCGATAACTGCACCCTGCTGATTATTCCGGGACCCACCGTTCCTTTTATCGAGGAAGAAGAACTCAAAATCAAACGATATGTCGATAATGAGGGCAGCATTCTTCTCATGGTCGCCCCGGGAGTTGAGACAAAGCTCGACCGTTTCGTGGCTTCTTACGGATTACTGTACGGCAACGACTTCATTTACGAAACATCGAAGAAACTGACAACCGATGCCGGCGGTCCCATCTATCCACTCTGCGAGGCAAAAGACAAGAGCGATGTCACCGCCCCGCTTGAAAACCAGACTTTCATGTTCCCGTATGTCAGAAGTATCAATACCATCGTGAAGCTGAAAGGTATCAATTATATCGACCTTATTGCTTCGAGCTCCGACAGCTGGGCAGAAACCGACATGGAATATGTCAGAAGAATGAAAATCGGCCAGAAACCTGTCAGGGATGAAAACGAAAGGAAAGGCCCGCTCACTGTGGTCGTGGCCACCGAACGTGAGTTCGATCTTCCCGATTCCCTCGCCACAAGGAATGCCAATACGTTCCAGGTCCGGTCGGCTTTTACCGGTAACGCCGCTTTTATCTCGAATGAGGTGCTGGGTGGATTCCCATCGAACCTTACTCTGTTCCTCAATCTTGTAAACTGGATGACTCGCAACGAAAAAGTAATCGAAATCACCCCTCACGCTCCCGTTTTTACACCTGTCGAGCTCCGGCCCGGAGAAAGAAGTATGCTGAACTGGCTCACTCTTGTTATATTTCCCGGAGCACTTCTCTCGATTGGATTGTATATATGGTATCGCAGACGTTGA